A region of Mustela lutreola isolate mMusLut2 chromosome 17, mMusLut2.pri, whole genome shotgun sequence DNA encodes the following proteins:
- the TUFM gene encoding elongation factor Tu, mitochondrial: MAAAALLRATPLLSGLGTRPAPLLRGLLRPPRAPALPGLCRGLAVEAKKTYVRDKPHVNVGTIGHVDHGKTTLTAAITKILAEGGGAKFKKYEEIDNAPEERARGITINAAHVEYSTAARHYAHTDCPGHADYVKNMITGTAPLDGCILVVAANDGPMPQTREHLLLAKQIGVEHVVVYVNKADAVQDSEMVELVELEIRELLTEFGYKGEETPVIVGSALCALEQRDPELGVKSVQKLLDAVDTYIPVPTRDLEKPFLLPVESVFSIPGRGTVVTGTLERGILKKGDECEFLGHSKNIRSVVTGIEMFHKSLERAEAGDNLGALVRGLKREDLRRGLVMAKPGSIQPHQKVEAQVYILSKEEGGRHKPFVSHFMPVMFSLTWDMACRVILPPGKELAMPGEDLKVSLILRQPMILEKGQRFTLRDGNRTIGTGLVTETPAMTEEDKNLKWS, translated from the exons ATGGCGGCCGCCGCCCTGCTGCGCGCGACGCCCCTCTTGAGCG GTCTCGGGACCCGGCCGGCCCCGCTGCTGCGCGGCCTCTTGCGGCCGCCGAGGGCCCCGGCGCTGCCCGGCCTGTGCCGGGGGCTGGCCGTGGAGGCCAAGAAGACGTACGTGCGCGACAAGCCGCATGTGAACGTGGGCACCATCGGCCACGTGGACCACGGCAAGACCACTCTGACCGCGGCCATCACCAAGA TtttggcagagggagggggagccaAGTTTAAGAAATACGAAGAGATCGACAACGCCCCCGAGGAGCGCGCCCGCGGGATCACGATCAACGCGGCCCACGTGGAGTACAGCACCGCGGCCCGCCACTACGCCCACACGGACTGCCCGGGCCATGCAGACTACGTTAAG aaCATGATCACGGGCACCGCGCCCCTCGATGGCTGCATCCTGGTGGTGGCGGCCAATGACGGCCCGATGCCCCAGACCCGAGAGCACCTGTTACTGGCCAAACAG ATCGGAGTGGAGCATGTCGTGGTGTACGTGAACAAGGCGGACGCTGTCCAGGACTCCGAGATGGTGGAGCTGGTGGAGCTGGAGATCCGGGAACTGCTCACTGAGTTTGGCTACAAAGGGGAGGAGACCCCGGTCATCGTAGGCTCTGCCCTCTGTGCCCTTGAG CAACGCGACCCTGAGCTAGGCGTGAAGTCTGTGCAGAAGCTGCTGGATGCCGTGGACACTTACATCCCAGTACCCACGCGAGACCTGGAGAAGCCTTTCCTGCTGCCTGTGGAGTCCGTTTTCTCCATTCCTG GCCGGGGCACGGTGGTGACCGGTACCCTGGAGCGTGGCATTTTGAAGAAGGGAGATGAGTGTGAGTTCCTGGGACACAGCAAGAACATTCGGTCTGTGGTGACAG GCATTGAGATGTTCCACAAGAGTCtggagagggcagaggcaggcGACAACCTTGGAGCCCTGGTCCGAGGCTTGAAGCGAGAGGACCTGAGGCGTGGCCTGGTCATGGCCAAGCCCGGGTCCATCCAGCCGCACCAGAAGGTGGAGGCACAG GTTTACATCCTCAGCAAGGAGGAGGGCGGCCGCCACAAGCCTTTTGTGTCCCACTTCATGCCGGTCATGTTCTCCCTGACCTGGGACATGGCCTGTCGGGTCATCCTGCCGCCAGGGAAG GAGCTTGCCATGCCCGGGGAGGACCTGAAGGTCAGCCTTATCTTGCGGCAGCCCATGATCTTAGAAAAAGGCCAGCGTTTCACCCTGCGCGATGGCAACCGGACCATTGGCACCGGCCTGGTCACCGAGACGCCGGCGATGACCGAGGAGGACAAGAACCTGAAGTGGAGTTGA